One region of Flavobacterium sp. GSB-24 genomic DNA includes:
- a CDS encoding OsmC family protein, which produces MTSKVTYLGDLRTKSIHVQSGSEIISDAPLDNNGKGEAFSPTDTVANALASCMMTIMGIKARDLEVDFVGSTAEVTKIMNAEPRRIGAIEIVFEMQGVADQKNKTILERAAMTCPVFLSLSSEIEKNITFNWK; this is translated from the coding sequence ATGACATCAAAAGTAACCTATTTAGGAGATTTAAGAACAAAATCAATTCATGTGCAGTCAGGAAGCGAAATCATTTCTGACGCACCATTAGATAATAACGGAAAAGGCGAGGCTTTTTCTCCAACAGATACAGTTGCAAATGCTTTAGCAAGCTGCATGATGACGATTATGGGAATAAAAGCCCGTGATTTAGAGGTTGATTTTGTTGGCTCTACAGCCGAAGTAACAAAAATCATGAATGCAGAACCAAGAAGAATCGGCGCAATAGAAATTGTGTTTGAAATGCAAGGCGTTGCTGATCAAAAGAATAAAACTATTTTGGAACGCGCTGCAATGACTTGTCCTGTATTCTTAAGTTTAAGCAGTGAAATCGAAAAGAATATTACTTTTAACTGGAAGTAA
- a CDS encoding Gfo/Idh/MocA family oxidoreductase: MKTTFFKSIIALFLLFGWTIATAQMIKTKTPARAKGQQDVLRMAADPIPTVRVAFIGLGMRGPGAVERMTHIPGVEIVALCDMTKENTSKANEILTKAGFPKAQEFYGDENTWRKVTALPNVDLVYVATDWLHHAVIGVQAMKDGKHVAIEVPGALTMKEIWELIDTSEKTRKHCMQLENCVYDFFELTTLNMAQQGLFGEILHAEGSYIHGLQPFWGEYWNNWRMDYNIKHRGDVYATHGMGPACQALNIHRGDKMNFLVSMDTKAVGNPAYIKEKSGKEIKDFRNGDHTMTMIRTENGKTIQIQHDVTSPRPYSRMYQLSGTKGFANKYPLEGYALDGKELGDDVKPNHEKLSAHSFVPEEVKKALMEKYKHPIAKGIEEQAKKVGGHGGMDFIMDYRLIHCLQKGLPLDMDVYDLAEWSCLGPLTEISLDNNSAPVEIPDFTRGGWNKLKKLEFSE, encoded by the coding sequence ATGAAAACTACCTTTTTTAAATCTATTATAGCTCTTTTTCTTTTGTTCGGATGGACAATTGCAACCGCACAAATGATTAAGACCAAAACACCTGCACGAGCAAAAGGACAGCAAGATGTACTGAGAATGGCAGCAGACCCGATTCCGACCGTTCGTGTTGCTTTTATCGGCCTTGGAATGCGCGGTCCCGGAGCTGTAGAACGCATGACACATATTCCCGGTGTAGAAATTGTAGCGTTGTGCGACATGACTAAGGAAAACACGTCGAAAGCAAATGAGATTTTAACCAAAGCTGGTTTCCCAAAAGCGCAAGAATTTTACGGCGATGAAAATACATGGAGAAAAGTAACGGCATTGCCAAACGTAGATTTAGTTTACGTAGCAACAGACTGGCTGCATCACGCTGTTATAGGAGTTCAGGCAATGAAAGACGGAAAACATGTCGCTATTGAAGTTCCTGGCGCTTTAACCATGAAAGAAATTTGGGAACTTATTGACACTTCAGAAAAAACAAGAAAACATTGCATGCAATTGGAAAATTGCGTTTATGATTTCTTTGAACTAACGACTTTAAATATGGCACAGCAAGGTTTGTTTGGAGAAATTCTTCATGCAGAAGGTTCTTATATTCATGGTTTACAACCATTTTGGGGCGAATACTGGAACAACTGGAGAATGGATTACAACATTAAACACAGAGGCGACGTATACGCAACGCACGGAATGGGGCCAGCGTGTCAGGCACTAAACATTCATCGTGGTGACAAAATGAATTTCTTGGTTTCTATGGACACAAAAGCGGTTGGAAATCCTGCTTACATCAAAGAAAAATCAGGTAAAGAAATAAAAGATTTTAGAAACGGAGATCATACCATGACGATGATTCGTACTGAAAATGGAAAAACAATTCAGATTCAGCATGATGTAACTTCTCCGCGTCCGTACAGCAGAATGTATCAATTGAGTGGTACAAAAGGTTTTGCTAATAAATACCCGTTAGAAGGTTATGCTTTGGACGGAAAAGAATTAGGTGACGATGTAAAACCAAATCACGAAAAATTAAGCGCGCACTCTTTTGTTCCTGAAGAAGTGAAAAAAGCTTTAATGGAAAAATACAAACATCCAATTGCAAAAGGAATCGAAGAACAAGCAAAAAAAGTAGGCGGTCACGGCGGAATGGATTTTATTATGGACTATCGTTTAATTCATTGTCTGCAAAAAGGATTGCCGCTGGATATGGATGTATATGATTTAGCAGAATGGTCTTGTTTAGGTCCGTTGACTGAAATTTCATTAGATAATAATTCAGCTCCGGTAGAAATTCCAGATTTCACCCGCGGCGGCTGGAATAAATTGAAAAAATTGGAATTTTCAGAATAA